Proteins encoded by one window of Hyphomicrobium nitrativorans NL23:
- the rpsR gene encoding 30S ribosomal protein S18: MSQIQEIAARRPFHRRRKTCPFSGDQAPKIDYKDVRTLGRYISERGKIVPSRITAVSAKKQRELARAIKRARFLGLLPYVLK, from the coding sequence ATGAGCCAGATTCAAGAAATCGCCGCCCGCCGGCCGTTCCACCGTCGCCGCAAGACCTGCCCGTTCTCGGGAGATCAGGCGCCGAAGATCGATTACAAGGACGTCCGCACGCTCGGCCGTTACATCTCCGAGCGCGGCAAGATCGTCCCCTCGCGGATCACGGCCGTCTCGGCGAAGAAGCAGCGTGAGCTGGCCCGCGCCATCAAGCGCGCCCGCTTCCTCGGCCTTCTGCCCTACGTTCTGAAGTAA